The Miltoncostaea oceani genome includes a region encoding these proteins:
- a CDS encoding glycosyltransferase family 2 protein yields MSTTAAPPTVSFVVIAYNEEANIADCLESLRAQAAGCDAEFIVVDDASTDATRAVARDFAGREPRARLVEMPVNGGRGAARRAGVEASRGDYVAFVDADIVLPPHWLGTTLACLGDGADACGGVAVPDGDVTYLSNRFRLRPRPVAPTAAVTGNNGLFRRSVFERVQFAARKRSGEDVDIVHRMGAAGMRATTLPDLLVDHREAKGFVRSVRWLFESGVGASAQLREQRRLRTPDVAFAGAVAAVLAAAGLAVTGRVPARTAPVLPLAYVAVTAGAHLWTRFDVRATPARSAAAWACNGALIAGYYAGRLRGLAGTGGGR; encoded by the coding sequence ATGAGCACGACCGCCGCACCACCGACCGTCTCGTTCGTCGTGATCGCCTACAACGAGGAGGCGAACATCGCCGACTGCCTGGAGTCGCTGCGCGCCCAGGCGGCCGGCTGCGACGCCGAGTTCATCGTCGTCGACGACGCATCGACGGACGCCACCCGCGCGGTCGCGCGGGACTTCGCCGGCCGCGAGCCGCGGGCCCGCCTCGTGGAGATGCCCGTCAACGGGGGCCGCGGCGCCGCACGGCGGGCGGGCGTGGAGGCCTCCCGCGGCGACTACGTGGCGTTCGTCGACGCCGACATCGTGCTGCCGCCCCACTGGCTCGGGACCACGCTCGCCTGCCTCGGCGACGGGGCCGACGCGTGCGGCGGCGTCGCGGTCCCCGACGGCGACGTCACGTACCTGTCGAACCGGTTCCGCCTGCGCCCGCGCCCCGTCGCCCCGACGGCGGCCGTCACGGGCAACAACGGCCTGTTCCGCCGGTCGGTCTTCGAGCGCGTCCAGTTCGCCGCCCGCAAGCGGAGCGGCGAGGACGTCGACATCGTGCACCGCATGGGGGCCGCGGGGATGCGCGCGACGACCCTGCCGGACCTGCTCGTGGACCACCGGGAGGCGAAGGGGTTCGTCCGCTCGGTGCGGTGGCTGTTCGAGAGCGGCGTCGGCGCGAGCGCGCAACTGCGGGAGCAGCGGCGCCTGCGGACACCCGACGTGGCCTTCGCCGGCGCCGTCGCGGCGGTGCTCGCCGCGGCCGGGCTCGCCGTCACCGGCCGGGTCCCGGCGCGCACCGCGCCGGTCCTGCCGCTCGCCTACGTCGCCGTCACCGCGGGGGCCCACCTGTGGACCCGGTTCGACGTGCGCGCCACGCCGGCCCGCAGCGCCGCGGCGTGGGCCTGCAACGGCGCCCTGATCGCCGGCTACTACGCGGGCCGCCTGCGCGGGCTCGCCGGGACGGGGGGTGGGCGGTGA
- a CDS encoding glycosyltransferase family 2 protein encodes MISIVVISKDERGLDATLGAVQEQAAALGRPAETVVVDASEGRLDDIRDRHPAVRWIAFTRPAGVAVSIPHQRNAGVAAARGDVIVFTDAGCDPADGWLAALVAPLDAGESVAAGVALTADGRGIYDRHVREGATEEYLPECPTITMAFTRAAFDAVGGFDEAFQYGSDIDFSWRLVDAGYRIRAVPGAVVSHDWGDVSRQVRRGYRYGRARARLYRKHRSRLAGALRSDPMVLVYPVFLLGLPLTLRYRLYPALLLIPAWRNRADGPVRVLADHLAFGAGVLREVVRR; translated from the coding sequence GTGATCTCGATCGTCGTCATCAGCAAGGACGAGCGCGGCCTCGACGCGACCCTCGGCGCGGTGCAGGAGCAGGCCGCCGCCCTGGGACGTCCCGCCGAGACCGTCGTCGTCGACGCCTCCGAGGGGCGGCTCGACGACATCCGCGATCGCCACCCCGCCGTGAGGTGGATCGCGTTCACCCGCCCGGCGGGGGTGGCCGTCTCGATCCCGCACCAGCGCAACGCGGGCGTCGCCGCGGCCCGGGGCGACGTGATCGTGTTCACCGACGCCGGCTGCGACCCCGCCGACGGCTGGCTCGCCGCCCTCGTCGCCCCCCTCGACGCGGGCGAGTCGGTCGCCGCCGGGGTCGCCCTGACCGCCGACGGCCGTGGCATCTACGACCGTCACGTGCGCGAGGGCGCCACGGAGGAGTACCTGCCGGAGTGCCCCACGATCACGATGGCGTTCACGCGCGCCGCCTTCGACGCGGTCGGCGGCTTCGACGAGGCGTTCCAGTACGGCTCCGACATCGACTTCTCGTGGCGGCTCGTGGACGCCGGGTACCGCATCCGCGCGGTACCGGGGGCCGTCGTCAGCCACGACTGGGGGGACGTGTCGCGCCAGGTGCGCCGCGGATACCGCTACGGCCGGGCGCGGGCGCGTCTGTACCGCAAGCACCGGTCGCGCCTGGCGGGCGCGCTGCGCAGCGACCCCATGGTGCTCGTGTACCCGGTGTTCCTGCTGGGCCTCCCCCTCACCCTGAGGTACCGCCTCTACCCCGCCCTGCTGCTGATCCCGGCGTGGCGCAACCGCGCCGACGGGCCCGTCCGGGTCCTCGCCGACCACCTGGCATTCGGTGCCGGCGTCCTCCGGGAGGTCGTGCGCCGGTGA
- a CDS encoding glycosyltransferase family 4 protein, with protein sequence MRILALPRNANPYQEALYGEIRRLGIPVAYLGELTRSRTLNVLLLPLEMAVRRAFGWRVVHLHWVFEFALPGAGRAPVMRRVAQAFFGLWLRLPRAFGMTLVWTAHNALPHDRIFHDDVAARRALVGASDLVIAHSTATLEALEEIGIRPDRAIVVPVGRSASDAAPAPRTADGTTRLLFFGRVAPYKGVEDLLTALDGVPDDTRVAVDVVGACDDPTLRRTLTERASRARHPVKLSLGHVPDGDLAGLLADTDAVVLPFRRVTTSSSAIHALDHGRPVIVPDLPALRELPSDATIRYDGTPQALATTIRDVAAMDDDDRQRRCAAARAYTPPSWAEIAEQTIDGMRRAMDAR encoded by the coding sequence GTGAGGATCCTCGCGCTGCCACGGAACGCGAACCCCTATCAGGAGGCCCTGTACGGGGAGATCCGCCGTCTAGGGATACCCGTGGCGTACCTGGGGGAACTGACGCGCTCACGCACCCTCAACGTGCTGCTCCTGCCCCTCGAGATGGCGGTGCGCCGCGCGTTCGGCTGGCGCGTCGTGCACCTCCATTGGGTCTTCGAGTTCGCCCTCCCCGGGGCGGGGCGCGCGCCTGTCATGCGCAGGGTCGCCCAGGCGTTCTTCGGGCTCTGGCTGCGCCTGCCGCGCGCCTTCGGCATGACCCTTGTCTGGACGGCGCACAACGCGCTACCCCACGACCGCATCTTCCACGACGACGTCGCCGCGCGGCGCGCGCTGGTCGGGGCTTCCGACCTCGTCATCGCGCACTCCACGGCGACCCTCGAGGCTCTCGAGGAGATCGGCATCCGTCCCGACAGAGCGATCGTGGTGCCCGTCGGACGGTCGGCGTCGGACGCGGCGCCCGCGCCGCGCACTGCTGACGGCACGACTCGACTGCTCTTCTTCGGTCGGGTCGCCCCGTACAAGGGCGTCGAGGACCTCCTGACGGCACTGGACGGGGTCCCGGACGACACGCGCGTGGCGGTGGACGTCGTGGGCGCCTGCGATGACCCGACCCTCCGACGGACCCTGACCGAACGCGCATCCCGGGCTCGCCATCCCGTGAAGCTGTCGCTCGGGCACGTGCCGGACGGGGACCTCGCCGGCCTTCTCGCCGACACGGATGCCGTCGTACTCCCCTTCCGCCGCGTGACCACGAGCAGCAGCGCGATCCACGCCCTGGACCACGGGCGCCCGGTGATCGTCCCGGACCTCCCCGCCCTGCGCGAACTGCCGTCCGACGCGACCATCCGCTACGACGGGACCCCGCAGGCCCTCGCGACGACCATCAGGGACGTCGCCGCCATGGACGACGACGACCGGCAGCGCAGGTGTGCCGCCGCCCGCGCGTACACTCCGCCGTCCTGGGCCGAGATCGCCGAGCAGACGATCGACGGCATGCGACGCGCCATGGACGCGCGATGA
- a CDS encoding oligosaccharide flippase family protein, whose protein sequence is MRGLRGRVAGHSIVRRITEDALYRGSTLLLLNTALLSGFGFAFWAVAARLYPTDAVGAFAGITAGVGLLGAVGALGLPNTLMRHLALAPSARQLATVAVVASTTAGGALCLIVVLFLGGHLPGELDLAQADHRILVAVLAMLAAVGAVIDGGLIALRSTRQILTKNLAGSIAKLGVLGALAASGVLGMVGLVTAYGIGAGLAAFLGGVALFRRVRSGGGIAPPRRDLRRYLSFSGSSYLGTVVGILPATIVPLMVLTLLGPEETAYFTIAFMLASFLNFVPSTTAQVLMAEVSRGDRALRVVVSKAVRHVYSLLLPAVLILVLGAPFVLRIFGPGYADGATTCLQLLGLGALATGCTYLIDAILAARDRMGAYIAMNVANALLVLGLVGLALPHGLAAAGAAWVVAQAASVALGLVALRVTGVWRSPGSRASLALAGAAAEAESYGPGRG, encoded by the coding sequence ATGAGGGGCCTCCGGGGTCGCGTCGCCGGTCACTCGATCGTCCGGCGCATCACCGAGGACGCCCTCTACCGCGGCTCGACGCTCCTCCTCCTCAACACCGCGCTGCTGTCGGGCTTCGGCTTCGCCTTCTGGGCCGTCGCCGCACGGCTCTATCCGACGGATGCCGTGGGCGCCTTCGCGGGCATCACCGCCGGGGTCGGGTTGCTCGGCGCGGTGGGGGCCCTCGGTCTGCCGAACACGCTGATGCGCCATCTCGCGCTCGCGCCGAGCGCCCGGCAACTCGCCACGGTCGCCGTCGTCGCGTCGACCACCGCGGGCGGCGCCCTCTGCCTGATCGTCGTGCTGTTCCTCGGCGGTCACCTGCCTGGCGAGCTGGACCTGGCGCAGGCGGACCATCGCATCCTGGTCGCGGTCCTCGCGATGCTGGCAGCGGTCGGTGCCGTCATCGACGGAGGGCTGATCGCGCTGCGGTCCACGCGACAGATCCTCACCAAGAACCTCGCGGGGAGCATCGCCAAGCTCGGCGTCCTCGGGGCGCTCGCGGCGAGCGGTGTGCTCGGGATGGTGGGGCTGGTCACCGCCTACGGGATCGGGGCCGGACTGGCCGCGTTCCTCGGCGGCGTCGCGCTGTTCCGCCGTGTGCGCTCGGGCGGCGGGATCGCGCCCCCGCGACGCGACCTCCGACGGTATCTGTCCTTCTCGGGGAGCAGCTACCTCGGCACCGTCGTCGGCATCCTGCCCGCCACCATCGTGCCCCTCATGGTCCTGACCCTCCTGGGGCCCGAGGAAACCGCGTACTTCACGATCGCGTTCATGCTCGCCAGCTTCCTCAACTTCGTCCCCTCGACGACCGCGCAGGTCCTGATGGCCGAGGTGAGCCGCGGCGACCGGGCGCTGCGGGTCGTCGTGTCGAAGGCCGTCCGGCACGTCTACTCGCTGCTGCTCCCCGCGGTCCTGATCCTCGTCCTGGGCGCGCCGTTCGTGCTGAGGATCTTCGGCCCCGGATACGCGGACGGGGCGACGACGTGCCTGCAGCTCCTCGGCCTCGGAGCCCTCGCGACGGGGTGCACGTACCTGATCGACGCCATCCTCGCGGCGCGGGACCGCATGGGCGCGTACATCGCGATGAACGTGGCCAACGCGCTCCTCGTGCTCGGGCTCGTCGGCCTCGCGCTGCCCCACGGGCTCGCCGCCGCCGGCGCGGCGTGGGTGGTCGCCCAGGCCGCT